In Mycobacterium sp. Aquia_213, the sequence ACACCCCGGCGGCCGCATAGTCGGGTCCTTCGTTGAAGACCAGTGCCAGGTCGGGTGCCCCGGAAGCCTTGATTCCGGCCGCGATTCCGGCCGCGCGAAAGCCGGCGGCCGCGGTGACACCTTGGGTGCGCACCAGCCGCGTCGCGCCCTCGTCGGTCACGGCGCCACTCCGACGACCGAAAGTCCTTCTGCCTCTGGCCAACCCAGCGCCAGGTTCATCGACTGCACTGCCGCGCCGCCGGTGCCCTTGACCAGATTGTCGATCGCGGCGATCGCGACGAACGTCTCGGCGTCCTCGTCGACCGCGACGGCGACGTGCGCGGCGTTGCTGCCGATCACCGAGCCGGTGCGGGGCAGCTGGCCTTCGGGCATCAGGTAGATGAAATGCTCTGCATCGTAAGCCTTTTCGTATGCAGCACGCAGCTGCGAGAGCGGCGCCCGAGTGCGCGCGGTGCAGGTGGCCAGGATGCCGCGGGAGGTCGGGATGAGCACCGGGGTGAACGACACCGTGACGTCGCGATTGGTGACCGCCCGCAGCCCCTGCGCGATCTCGGGTGTGTGCCGGTGGGCTCCCGCGATGTTGTAAGCCCGCGCCGATCCGATGACCTCGGAGCCGAGCAGGTCGGCCTTGGCGGCGCGACCGGCCCCCGAGGTGCCACTGACGGCGACCACGGTGACGGCGGGTTCGACCAGATCCTCGGCGACCGCGGGCAGCAATGCCAGCAGCGCCGCGGTCGGATAGCAGCCCGGCACCGCGATGCGGCGGGCGCCGCGCAGCCGCTCCCGGGCCCCGGGCAATTCCGGCAGGCCGTAGGGCCAGCTGCCGGCATGCGGGGATCCGTAGAACCGTTCCCACGCCGCGGGATCGGTGAGCCGGAAGTCCGCGCCGCAGTCGATGACCAGGGTTTCGGGGCCGAGCTGCTCGGCCAGCGCCGCCGAATGTCCGTGCGGCAAGCCCAGAAAGACCACGTCGTGGCCGCGCAGCACGTCTAGTTCGGTGGGCTCGACCACGCGCTGGGCCAGCGGCGTGAGATGTGGGTGATGCTCGCCGAGCGTGCTGCCGGCACTGGCGGCGGCGGTCACCGAACCGATCGTGAGCCGGCCGTCGGCGTAGGCCGGGTGCCCGAGCAGCAGGCGCAGGATCTCCCCGCCCGCGTAGCCGCTGGCACCGGCAACCGCGACCCTTATTACGTCGGCCATTTAGCCGATTCTGCATGGTTATGCGATTGATTGCAAATTCATGCCGCGGCGTCCTCGTGGGCGAACTCAACCCTGCGTTTTCGCTTGTCGTGAACGTCCGCGTTACTCGGTGAGGGTATGTGGGATGGGTGCACCTTCATGCCCCCGAGTCGGTGTCGCGGAACATCAAGCTGCAACGGCTCGTGGTGGGGCGCCTGCTGGCGACCGTTGCGGAATGGATGTGGTACACGGTCACAATGGTTTACGCGTTCACCCTTGCCGGGGTGGGCGCGGTCGGAGCCATCAGCGTCGCCGCGGTGTTGCCGGCGGCGCTGCTGTCGCCCGCGCTGGGCTACATCATCGACAGGTACGCCCGCGAACGCATCCTCACCGCGGTGTTTGCCATCCGCTTCGTGGCGATTGTGGTCACGGCGGTCTCGGCGGTGTTCATCCCGACGGTATCCATCCTGGTCGCGGTCATAGCCGTCGAGGGCATCTCCGCGATGTTCGTCCGACCGACGACCGCCGCGCTGCTCCCCTCGATCACCCAGCGACCCCAGGACTTGGTCAGGGGCCACGCAGCGCTGGGCACCGCGGACAAGGTTGGCATCCTGATCGGACCGGTCGCGGGTGGCCTGATGCTGGCCTGCACCACCCCCGCGATCGCGGTCACCGTCGCCGCGGTGCTCGCCCTGGGTTCGATAGGCGCAGTCATGACGGTCCGGGTGGACGTCGCGGATCGCCTCGATGGCGCCACCGGCGACCGTCCGCGGCACGCGCTGGGCGAAGCCGCCAGAGGGGTCCGGACCGTCGCCGGACCCCATTTGCGCTCGATCGTTGTCGTGACCGCGCTGGCCTTCCTGATGCTGGCGGCAAGCGAAGTTTTCGTCGTGCCGTTGGCGATCGACCTGCTGCACTGGGGACAGGCCGGACCCGGCGTGCTCACCGCGCTGATCGCCGGCGGCGGATTGCTCGGCGGGTTGGCGCTCGGCGCGATCGGCAATCGCCGGCTTGGGCCCTGGTTCGTCGTGGCCGGGGGCGTCATGGCGATAGCGCTCACGCTGATGGCGGCCGCGCCGCATTACGTCGTCGTGCTCGCCGCCACCGTCGCGTTCGGTGCCGGCAGCGCTCTGGTGATGATGGCCGGTCAGGTGCAAATCCAAAGTCTGATTCCGTTGTCGGCGGGTGGCCGGGTGCTCGGGGCGGTCGAGGGCCTCAGCCAGTTCGCGATGGCCGCGGGCGCGTGGGCCACCACGCGCGTCACCCAAGGGTGGTCGCTGCGCACCAGCCTGCTGGCGCTGGCCGTGCTCACGGTGCTCGCCACGCTCGGTGTTGCGCGCTCGTTGCTGCGAACCGACGCCAGGGTCGCGGCGACGCGTCAGCGGGTCGGCGCTCTCGACGACATCGCGCTGTTTGCGCCGCTGACCAACGTGCTGCGGGAACGGATCGCCACCCAGATCTACAGCCAAGACGTCGGTGCCGGCGAGGTCGTGACCTACCAAGGCGAGTACGGCGACTCCTTCTACATCGTGGAGTCCGGCAAACTCGACGTGTGCGTCGACGGGCGCCACGTTCGCTCGCTTGGTGCGGGCGACTTCTTCGGCGAACTCGCCCTGCTGCGCGACACCCCCCGCACCGCTACCGTGCGGGCCACCGCCGACTGCCGGCTCTGGGTCCTCCCGCGGCGGGCCTTCCTGACGGTGCTGACCGGATTCGACCCGACGGGTCAAACCATCAACACGGCAACCACCGAGCGGGAAGCGAACATGCCCGCAACCGCCGACGACCGCGATGCCGCGCTGGCGGGTGCACCCTTGTTGGCCGCCCTGCCCGCCGACACCATCCGCGACCTGGCCGCCGCGGCGACCACCGAGGGATATGACGCCCCCACCGTCGTGTTCGGCGAGAACGACCCCGCCCACGACGCGTACTTCATCGTCGACGGCCGCGTCGACTTCGACCGGGCCGGTGAACGCATTCGCGCGCTGGGCCCGGGCAGGATTTTCGGCGAAGTCGCCGTGTTGCGGCCGGGCGCGACCCGCGCCGCGACGGCCACCGCCACCGCGGGCACCGTGCTGTGGCGACTGCCCGGCGAACGACTGCGCGCTGCCGTCGCCCAAACCTGAAGCCTAGGCGCGTATTTCGGCGCCCACCGCCTCGGCGGCGCGGCGCACCGCGGCATCCCGGGCCGCACTGGCGTCGTCTTCGGTCAGTGTGCGATCCGGCGCGCGGAACCGCAGCGCGAAGGTCAGCGACTTGCGGTCCTCGCCGATCTGCGGGCCGGTGAACACGTCGAACAGCTGCATGTCTTCGAGCAGCTCGCCGGCCCCCTCACGCACCGCGTCGGCCACCGCCTGGGCCGGCACGTCCGCGGGCACCACCAGGCTGAGGTCCTGAAAGACCGCGGGGAACGGCGACACTTTGGGCGCCGGCAACAGCTCGGTGATCGGAAGCGCGTCGAGGGTGAGCTCGACGGCGCAGGTCCCCTTCGGCAGGCCCGAACGCTCGACGACGGCCGGATGCAGTTGACCGGCATGGCCGATCACGGTGTCCGCGACGAGGACCTCGGCGCACCGGCCGGGATGCCACGGCAGATACTGGGCCGCCCGCAGCGTGACGTCAATTCCACTGGCGCGAGCGATGATTCGCACCGCCTCGAAAGCATCGGCGGCATCGACCGCGCGCCCGGGGCCCCACGGCCCGCGCGGTTCGCGCAGCCCGGCCAACACCGCGGCGACGTGCTGGGGCTGGCGGGGCAGCGACGCGTCGAGCGTCGCGATCTCGTCGTCGGTCGGCCGTCGGTCGACGGGGATCAGCTCGACACCGCGGGTCTGCTCGGTCGGCTGCACCACCTGGGCGACGGCATACAGCGCGGCGTCAACCAGTCCTCGGGATACGTTGCGCGCCAACGCCTCCAGCAATCCGGGCAGCAGCGTGGTGGCCAGCTCCGGGCGATCCGCGTCCAGCGCGTTGAGCACCCGGGTCGCCGTGCGGCGCGGGTCGTCGGCCGGCAGGCCCCAGAGGTCGAACACCCCGGCCGGCAGGAACGGGGTCGGCAGGATCTCGACGTATCCGGACTGGGCGAGTGACTTGCCGATCGCGCGCCGGCGTTTCTGCACCGGTGTCAGTCCGCGGCCCGCCGGCGCCGGCGGCAGCACCGACGGAATGACCTCCAGGCCCTCCAGCCGCAGCACCTCCTCGACGAGGTCGGCGGGCTGCAACAAGTCGGGCCGCCAGCTCGGTGGTGTCGCGGTCAGCGTGTCACCGTTTTCGGTTACCGCAGCGCCGATTTGGGTGAGGCGCCGAACGGTGGTGCCCGCGGCGTACGCCACGCCCGCGAAACGGTCCGGCAAATCGGCGGCGATGGAGATCGGCGGTAACGACCAGTCGTCCCGCGGCGGGTCCCCTCGCCAATCGGTCAGGGTCGGCGACACCGCTCCCCCGGCGATATCGGCCAGCAGTGCGGCGCAGCGGTCCAGCGCGGCCACCGAAATGGCCGGGTCGACGGCCCGCTCGTAGCGACGGGCGGCCTCACTGGGCAGATGCAGGCGGCGTTGGGTGCGTGAAATGGCGGCCGGATCCCACACCGCGGCCTCCAGCAGCACGTCGGTGGAA encodes:
- a CDS encoding MFS transporter yields the protein MHLHAPESVSRNIKLQRLVVGRLLATVAEWMWYTVTMVYAFTLAGVGAVGAISVAAVLPAALLSPALGYIIDRYARERILTAVFAIRFVAIVVTAVSAVFIPTVSILVAVIAVEGISAMFVRPTTAALLPSITQRPQDLVRGHAALGTADKVGILIGPVAGGLMLACTTPAIAVTVAAVLALGSIGAVMTVRVDVADRLDGATGDRPRHALGEAARGVRTVAGPHLRSIVVVTALAFLMLAASEVFVVPLAIDLLHWGQAGPGVLTALIAGGGLLGGLALGAIGNRRLGPWFVVAGGVMAIALTLMAAAPHYVVVLAATVAFGAGSALVMMAGQVQIQSLIPLSAGGRVLGAVEGLSQFAMAAGAWATTRVTQGWSLRTSLLALAVLTVLATLGVARSLLRTDARVAATRQRVGALDDIALFAPLTNVLRERIATQIYSQDVGAGEVVTYQGEYGDSFYIVESGKLDVCVDGRHVRSLGAGDFFGELALLRDTPRTATVRATADCRLWVLPRRAFLTVLTGFDPTGQTINTATTEREANMPATADDRDAALAGAPLLAALPADTIRDLAAAATTEGYDAPTVVFGENDPAHDAYFIVDGRVDFDRAGERIRALGPGRIFGEVAVLRPGATRAATATATAGTVLWRLPGERLRAAVAQT
- the pheT gene encoding phenylalanine--tRNA ligase subunit beta codes for the protein MRIPYGWLREVVAAGAPGWDVSAGDLEQTLVRIGHEVEEVITLGPVDGPLTVGRVSAIEELTEFKKPIRACLVDVGDGVEHGIVCGATNFAVGDLVVVALPGTTLPGGFAITARKTYGRNSDGMICSASELGLGTDHSGILVLPPGTAEPGAGGAEVLGLDDVVFNLAITPDRGYCMSVRGLAREIACAYDLNFVDPASDVVVKPLPADGQAWPLTVQPETGVRRFALRPVTGIDPAAVSPWWLQRRLLLSGIRATSPAVDVTNYVMLELGHPMHAHDRNRITGGFKVRFAEPGETVVTLDDVARKLDPADVLIVDDVATTAIGGVMGAASTEVRADSTDVLLEAAVWDPAAISRTQRRLHLPSEAARRYERAVDPAISVAALDRCAALLADIAGGAVSPTLTDWRGDPPRDDWSLPPISIAADLPDRFAGVAYAAGTTVRRLTQIGAAVTENGDTLTATPPSWRPDLLQPADLVEEVLRLEGLEVIPSVLPPAPAGRGLTPVQKRRRAIGKSLAQSGYVEILPTPFLPAGVFDLWGLPADDPRRTATRVLNALDADRPELATTLLPGLLEALARNVSRGLVDAALYAVAQVVQPTEQTRGVELIPVDRRPTDDEIATLDASLPRQPQHVAAVLAGLREPRGPWGPGRAVDAADAFEAVRIIARASGIDVTLRAAQYLPWHPGRCAEVLVADTVIGHAGQLHPAVVERSGLPKGTCAVELTLDALPITELLPAPKVSPFPAVFQDLSLVVPADVPAQAVADAVREGAGELLEDMQLFDVFTGPQIGEDRKSLTFALRFRAPDRTLTEDDASAARDAAVRRAAEAVGAEIRA